In Gemmatimonadales bacterium, the following proteins share a genomic window:
- the rnc gene encoding ribonuclease III, translating into DGGGTTSGKKEVERRQEQPPRATPGAVAELSRRLQYAFSDPGLLERALTHRSKSQKNYERLEFLGDSVLSFVVSAELFERYPALTEGELTRLRATLVRQQTLAELARALELGDCLELGGGELKSGGFDRDSILADTLEAVFGAVYRDGGLEAGRRVILGLYASALAALDPRSIPKDPKTQLQEHLQKHSLPLPSYNILEVAGDPHNQKFVIECRVEGLPAPVHGEGASRRRAEQQAAAAAYEQLTRRG; encoded by the coding sequence GGACGGAGGAGGTACGACTTCAGGGAAGAAGGAGGTAGAGCGGCGTCAGGAACAGCCGCCGAGAGCAACGCCGGGAGCAGTTGCCGAGCTCAGCCGCCGGTTGCAGTACGCTTTTTCCGACCCCGGCCTGCTCGAACGCGCGCTGACGCACCGCAGCAAGAGCCAAAAGAATTACGAGCGCCTGGAGTTTCTGGGCGACAGCGTCCTCAGTTTCGTTGTTTCCGCCGAGCTGTTCGAACGTTACCCGGCGCTGACCGAAGGCGAGCTCACGCGCCTGCGCGCCACGCTGGTGCGCCAGCAAACGCTCGCCGAACTCGCGCGCGCGCTCGAGCTCGGCGACTGCCTCGAACTCGGCGGCGGCGAGCTCAAAAGCGGCGGCTTCGACCGCGACTCGATTCTCGCCGACACCCTCGAAGCCGTCTTCGGCGCGGTTTACCGCGATGGCGGCCTGGAGGCGGGACGCCGCGTGATCCTCGGGCTTTACGCCAGCGCGCTGGCCGCGCTCGACCCGCGCTCCATTCCCAAAGACCCGAAGACACAGCTGCAGGAGCACCTGCAAAAGCATTCGCTGCCGCTGCCGAGCTACAACATCCTCGAGGTCGCCGGCGATCCGCATAACCAGAAATTCGTCATCGAATGCCGGGTGGAGGGGCTGCCGGCACCGGTGCACGGCGAGGGCGCGAGCCGCCGGCGCGCCGAGCAGCAGGCGGCGGCGGCGGCCTATGAACAACTGACGCGACGCGGATGA